One region of Halomicrobium sp. LC1Hm genomic DNA includes:
- the ftsY gene encoding signal recognition particle-docking protein FtsY: MFDGLKDKLGSFTSDVEEDVDDEAQEAIEEDAAEADSAAPESDAEQTDAALSADADTADAPAADTDDASDDDGRGLTEKAKIFASGKSIIDEEDLQGHLDDLELALLSSDVEMGVAGEILSGVEENLVGETRRRLSSTGNLVRDALRESLYDVISVGQFDFEQRIREADKPVVIIFTGVNGVGKTTTIAKLSERLERQGLSTVLANGDTYRAGANEQLQKHADNLGRTLISHEQGSDPAAVIYDAVEYAEANDTDVVLGDTAGRLHTSDDLMAQLEKIDRVIDPDMTVFVDEAVAGQDAVNRAREFDEAAEIDGAVLTKADADPQGGAAISIAHVTGKPILFLGTGQEYDDLERFDPEEVVDRLLDA, from the coding sequence ATGTTCGACGGACTGAAAGACAAGCTCGGTAGCTTCACCTCCGACGTCGAGGAAGACGTCGACGACGAGGCTCAGGAGGCCATCGAGGAAGACGCTGCCGAGGCAGACAGCGCGGCTCCCGAGAGCGATGCCGAACAGACGGACGCCGCTCTCTCGGCGGACGCGGACACAGCCGACGCTCCGGCAGCCGACACGGACGATGCGTCGGACGACGACGGCCGCGGCCTGACCGAGAAAGCAAAGATCTTCGCGTCGGGCAAGTCGATCATCGACGAGGAGGACCTCCAGGGCCACCTCGACGATCTGGAGCTTGCTCTGCTCTCAAGCGACGTGGAGATGGGCGTCGCCGGAGAGATCCTCTCGGGCGTCGAGGAGAACCTCGTCGGCGAGACGCGTCGTCGTCTCTCCAGTACGGGGAATCTCGTCCGCGACGCGCTCCGCGAGTCGCTGTACGACGTGATCAGCGTCGGGCAGTTCGACTTCGAGCAGCGGATTCGGGAGGCCGACAAGCCCGTCGTCATCATCTTCACCGGCGTCAACGGCGTCGGAAAGACGACGACGATCGCCAAGCTCTCGGAGCGACTCGAACGGCAGGGACTCTCGACCGTGCTCGCGAACGGCGACACCTACCGTGCGGGTGCCAACGAGCAACTTCAGAAGCACGCCGACAACCTCGGCCGGACGCTGATCTCCCACGAGCAGGGGTCCGATCCCGCCGCGGTGATCTACGACGCCGTCGAGTACGCCGAGGCGAACGACACCGACGTAGTGCTTGGCGACACCGCGGGGCGGCTTCACACCTCGGACGACCTGATGGCCCAACTGGAGAAGATCGACCGCGTGATCGATCCGGACATGACCGTCTTCGTCGACGAGGCAGTCGCGGGACAGGACGCCGTCAACCGGGCTCGCGAGTTCGACGAGGCCGCCGAGATCGACGGCGCGGTGTTGACGAAAGCAGACGCCGATCCCCAGGGCGGGGCGGCGATCTCGATCGCACACGTCACCGGGAAACCGATCCTCTTCCTGGGCACCGGCCAGGAGTACGACGATCTCGAACGGTTCGATCCGGAGGAAGTCGTCGACCGACTGCTCGACGCCTGA
- a CDS encoding 50S ribosomal protein L31e has product MSANDFEERVVTVPLRDADAEANHKKADKAMSIVREHLAKHFAVDEDAVRLDPSINEAIWERGRSNPPSKLRVRAARFDEEGESVVEAETAE; this is encoded by the coding sequence ATGAGCGCTAACGACTTCGAGGAACGGGTCGTCACCGTTCCGCTCCGCGACGCAGACGCCGAAGCGAACCACAAGAAAGCAGACAAGGCGATGTCCATCGTCCGCGAACACCTCGCGAAGCACTTCGCCGTCGACGAGGACGCCGTCCGCCTGGACCCATCGATCAACGAAGCGATCTGGGAACGCGGTCGGTCGAACCCGCCGAGCAAGCTCCGCGTACGCGCCGCCCGATTCGACGAAGAGGGCGAGAGCGTCGTGGAAGCCGAGACTGCAGAGTAA
- a CDS encoding bifunctional 4-hydroxy-2-oxoglutarate aldolase/2-dehydro-3-deoxy-phosphogluconate aldolase — translation MTNKQAVMDSIVDSGVTAVMRDIPEDDIVDVAEAIHAGGVTALELTADAKRCSEMIAKVDRALDDTDAVIGAGTVMDAAAARNVIEAGAEFVLAPNLNEEVIEVCNRESVVAIPGVMTPTEADAAMAAGADILKMFPAKTVGPSHIGALQGPLGDVPIMPTGGVSADNVADYFDAGAVAVGAGSALVNYEAIEAGDMDGVREQAAEFVQAVEDARN, via the coding sequence ATGACGAACAAACAGGCAGTCATGGACAGCATCGTCGACAGCGGCGTCACAGCAGTCATGCGAGACATCCCCGAAGACGACATCGTCGACGTGGCCGAGGCGATCCACGCGGGCGGCGTGACGGCGCTGGAACTGACCGCCGACGCCAAGCGCTGCAGCGAGATGATCGCGAAGGTCGACCGCGCGCTCGACGACACGGATGCGGTCATCGGCGCGGGCACCGTGATGGACGCCGCCGCGGCGCGAAACGTCATCGAGGCCGGCGCGGAGTTCGTGCTGGCCCCGAACCTCAACGAGGAAGTCATCGAGGTCTGTAATCGCGAGAGCGTCGTCGCCATCCCCGGCGTCATGACCCCCACCGAGGCCGACGCGGCGATGGCCGCCGGGGCGGACATCCTGAAGATGTTCCCCGCCAAGACCGTCGGCCCGAGCCACATCGGCGCGCTGCAGGGCCCGCTCGGAGACGTGCCGATCATGCCGACCGGCGGCGTCTCGGCCGACAACGTCGCCGACTACTTCGACGCCGGTGCGGTCGCGGTCGGTGCCGGCTCTGCGCTGGTGAACTACGAGGCCATCGAGGCCGGCGACATGGACGGCGTCCGCGAACAGGCCGCGGAGTTCGTCCAGGCCGTCGAGGACGCCCGGAACTGA
- a CDS encoding signal recognition particle protein Srp54 — MVLDDLGSSLRGTLDDLRGKSRISEEDIEGIVKEIQRSLLQADVDVGLVQELSDNIETRALDEEPPAGTTPRDWVLRIVYEELVDLVGESTEIPLENQTIMLAGLYGSGKTTTAAKMAWWFSKKGLRPAIIQTDTDRPGAYDQAKQMADNAEVEFYGDPDSNDPVEIAREGLAATEDADVRIVDTAGRDGLNEELIAQIERIEAEVEPDRNLLVIDAAMGQSAKDQAQEFEDAIGIDGVTITKLDGTAKGGGALAAVDQTDSTIAFLGTGETVKDIERFEPSGFISRLLGMGDLKQLTERVERAMEETGQEEGEWEPEDMMEGSFTLKDMRKQMEAMNNMGPLDQVMDMIPGLGGGLMDQLPDDAMDVTQERMRDFEVIMDSMTEEELENPRVVGQSRTERIARGSGKPEERIRELLQQHKQMDQMLNQFQGMGEGDMERMMQQMQQQGGGMGGMGGGGGPFGD, encoded by the coding sequence ATGGTACTCGACGATCTGGGCAGTTCCCTGCGGGGGACGCTCGACGATCTCCGTGGCAAGTCCCGCATCTCCGAGGAGGACATCGAGGGCATCGTCAAGGAGATCCAGCGGTCGCTGCTGCAAGCGGACGTGGACGTGGGGCTGGTCCAGGAGCTATCGGACAACATCGAGACGCGGGCGCTGGACGAGGAACCGCCCGCCGGCACGACCCCGCGGGACTGGGTCTTGCGCATCGTCTACGAGGAGCTGGTCGATCTGGTCGGCGAATCCACCGAGATCCCACTGGAGAACCAGACGATCATGCTCGCCGGCCTCTACGGGTCGGGGAAGACCACGACCGCGGCAAAGATGGCGTGGTGGTTCTCGAAGAAGGGGCTCCGGCCGGCGATCATCCAGACCGACACCGACCGTCCCGGCGCGTACGACCAGGCAAAGCAGATGGCCGACAACGCCGAGGTCGAGTTCTACGGGGACCCGGACTCGAACGATCCCGTCGAGATCGCTCGCGAGGGGCTGGCGGCGACGGAGGACGCCGACGTGCGCATCGTCGACACCGCCGGTCGTGACGGTCTCAACGAGGAACTGATCGCGCAGATCGAGCGCATCGAGGCCGAGGTCGAGCCCGACCGGAACCTGCTGGTGATCGACGCCGCGATGGGGCAGTCCGCGAAGGACCAGGCCCAGGAGTTCGAGGACGCCATCGGCATCGACGGCGTCACGATCACGAAACTCGACGGGACGGCGAAAGGTGGGGGCGCACTGGCCGCGGTCGACCAGACCGACTCCACCATCGCCTTCCTCGGGACCGGCGAGACCGTCAAGGACATCGAGCGCTTCGAGCCGTCGGGCTTCATCTCCCGACTGCTCGGCATGGGCGACCTGAAGCAGCTCACCGAGCGCGTCGAGCGCGCGATGGAGGAGACCGGCCAAGAGGAGGGCGAGTGGGAGCCCGAGGACATGATGGAGGGCTCCTTCACGCTGAAGGACATGCGCAAGCAGATGGAGGCGATGAACAACATGGGGCCGCTGGATCAGGTGATGGACATGATCCCCGGGCTGGGCGGCGGGCTCATGGACCAGCTGCCAGACGACGCCATGGACGTGACTCAGGAACGGATGCGGGACTTCGAGGTCATCATGGACTCGATGACCGAAGAGGAACTGGAGAACCCCCGCGTCGTCGGCCAGTCTCGCACCGAGCGCATCGCCCGCGGGTCGGGCAAGCCCGAGGAGCGCATCCGCGAGTTGCTCCAGCAGCACAAGCAGATGGACCAGATGCTCAACCAGTTCCAGGGCATGGGCGAGGGCGACATGGAACGGATGATGCAGCAGATGCAACAGCAGGGCGGCGGCATGGGCGGGATGGGCGGCGGTGGCGGTCCCTTCGGCGACTGA
- a CDS encoding translation initiation factor IF-6 has product MLRAAFSGSSYVGVFARATDDCLLVRPDIEQSLQDALGAELDVPVVPTNVGGSGTVGALATGNENGLLVSSRVRDREVDRITDAVDLPVYELPGRINAAGNVVLCNDTGAYVHANLSDDAVSVVEDALDVPVERGTLADVETVGTAAVATNRGVLCHPKSTDPELDALEALLDVPADIGTINYGGPLVGSGLLANTNGYVVGNDTSGPELGRIEDALGYID; this is encoded by the coding sequence TTGCTCCGCGCGGCCTTCTCGGGTTCGTCGTACGTCGGTGTCTTCGCACGGGCGACGGACGACTGTCTGCTGGTTCGCCCCGACATCGAGCAGTCGCTACAGGACGCACTCGGTGCCGAACTCGACGTGCCGGTCGTCCCGACCAACGTCGGCGGGTCCGGCACCGTCGGCGCACTCGCGACCGGCAACGAGAACGGGCTCCTCGTCTCCAGTCGCGTCCGCGACCGCGAGGTCGACCGGATCACCGACGCCGTCGACCTCCCGGTCTACGAACTCCCCGGCCGGATCAACGCCGCCGGGAACGTCGTACTCTGTAACGACACCGGTGCGTACGTCCACGCGAACCTCTCGGACGACGCCGTCTCGGTCGTCGAGGACGCACTCGACGTGCCGGTCGAGCGCGGGACGCTCGCAGATGTCGAGACCGTCGGGACCGCCGCCGTCGCGACGAACCGCGGCGTCCTCTGTCACCCCAAGTCGACGGATCCGGAGCTCGACGCTCTCGAAGCGCTCCTGGACGTGCCCGCCGACATCGGGACGATCAACTACGGCGGACCGCTGGTGGGCTCTGGCCTGCTGGCAAACACCAACGGCTACGTCGTCGGCAACGACACGTCCGGTCCGGAGTTGGGTCGGATCGAAGACGCACTTGGCTACATCGACTAG
- a CDS encoding universal stress protein, with amino-acid sequence MYDNILVPTDGSDTAESAVEHAIDIAAKYDATLHALYVVDIDATNYSLGTEQIDRIRRGDLDEMTEVTDEAENATGYVVDRAAEHGLTVEEHVTAGQPARAIRKFVEDNDIDLVVMGSHGRSGLSRVVLGSVAEKVLRRTRLPVLVVDAHGEGDEA; translated from the coding sequence ATGTACGACAACATTCTCGTCCCGACAGACGGTAGCGACACGGCCGAGAGCGCGGTCGAGCACGCGATCGACATCGCCGCGAAGTACGACGCGACGCTGCACGCGCTCTACGTCGTCGACATCGACGCGACCAACTACTCGCTGGGCACCGAACAGATCGACCGCATCCGTCGGGGCGACCTCGACGAGATGACGGAAGTCACCGACGAGGCCGAGAACGCCACCGGCTACGTCGTCGACCGGGCGGCCGAGCACGGCCTGACCGTCGAGGAACACGTCACGGCCGGCCAGCCCGCGCGGGCGATCCGGAAGTTCGTCGAGGACAACGACATCGACCTCGTGGTGATGGGATCGCACGGCCGGTCGGGACTCTCGCGGGTCGTCCTGGGCAGCGTCGCCGAGAAGGTGCTGCGCCGGACCCGCCTGCCGGTGTTGGTCGTCGACGCACACGGGGAGGGCGACGAGGCCTGA
- a CDS encoding 50S ribosomal protein L39e: MSNKSKAQKKRLAKLDRQNSRIPAWVMLKTDRDVQRNHKRRNWRRGNTDE; encoded by the coding sequence ATGAGCAACAAATCGAAAGCCCAGAAGAAGCGCCTGGCAAAGCTCGACCGCCAGAACAGCCGCATCCCCGCGTGGGTCATGCTCAAGACCGACCGCGATGTCCAGCGCAACCACAAGCGTCGCAACTGGCGGCGAGGCAACACTGACGAATAA
- a CDS encoding ZIP family metal transporter translates to MALVENLVLVFVAGLITALATGLGAIPFFVVDDFSDRWNVALWGVASGIMVSASLFGLVREGLAYGSSILLVPGLLAGVVLVVVGHRVVDSYDHHPETFEEADFKKLVLILGVLTIHSFPEGVAVGVSFAELGLAGAETVTVLGLGLPVLAVFMTVAISIHNVPEGVAISIPLRTLGVSEWKMVWWAVFSSLPQPIGAVIAFAFVRLAQEFLPFGFGFAAGAMVYLVVTEFVPEALEYGRDLPDGGRRELVTGAAAGILLMVPLAFV, encoded by the coding sequence ATGGCTCTCGTCGAGAATCTCGTGTTGGTCTTCGTCGCTGGACTGATTACGGCGCTGGCCACGGGGCTCGGTGCGATCCCGTTTTTCGTCGTCGACGACTTCAGCGATCGCTGGAACGTCGCGCTGTGGGGCGTCGCGTCCGGGATCATGGTCTCGGCGTCGCTGTTCGGACTCGTCCGAGAGGGGCTTGCCTACGGCTCGTCGATCCTGCTGGTGCCCGGACTGCTGGCGGGGGTCGTGCTCGTGGTCGTCGGTCACCGCGTCGTCGACTCCTACGACCATCATCCCGAAACGTTCGAGGAAGCGGACTTCAAGAAGCTCGTCCTCATCCTCGGGGTGTTGACGATCCACAGCTTCCCGGAGGGTGTCGCCGTCGGCGTGAGCTTCGCCGAACTGGGGCTGGCCGGCGCTGAGACCGTCACCGTCCTCGGCCTCGGACTCCCGGTGCTCGCGGTGTTCATGACCGTCGCTATCTCGATCCACAACGTCCCCGAGGGCGTCGCCATCTCGATCCCGCTGCGGACGCTTGGGGTCAGCGAGTGGAAGATGGTGTGGTGGGCCGTCTTCTCGTCGCTGCCCCAGCCCATCGGTGCGGTCATCGCCTTCGCATTCGTCCGACTGGCACAGGAGTTTCTCCCCTTCGGCTTCGGCTTCGCAGCCGGGGCGATGGTGTATCTCGTCGTCACGGAGTTCGTTCCGGAAGCCCTCGAATACGGGCGCGACCTCCCCGACGGCGGTCGGAGAGAACTCGTCACCGGTGCGGCTGCCGGTATTCTCCTGATGGTGCCACTGGCGTTCGTCTGA
- a CDS encoding halocin C8-like domain-containing protein, translating into MSQLGAGALSAGLVSSVSGAVAADSSPIVEEIEDNHKPGHIRAAKNRPEYVELRERLEKDIIDLTGQNKIEIKNEDATVYEVVQQQGAPFTFVSFVVNSGTSEISASIEIPVQNPNEIRPHATLEIYTEDGAPKTTRRYKFKGTDGRQEERRHIQPQRRDQHEIVVKEHDVSEVIAQLEDEQGEIRVQDQNKDVGDINCSQCKEIAEIARMVGCSATSGAICMIVTAKTIVGSIACAVAVGAICWINLKYGPTTPEDICEIGDAC; encoded by the coding sequence ATGAGTCAACTCGGTGCTGGCGCCTTGAGCGCAGGATTGGTATCCAGTGTATCTGGCGCCGTAGCTGCCGATAGTAGTCCAATTGTGGAAGAAATAGAGGACAATCATAAACCTGGACACATTCGTGCCGCTAAAAATAGACCAGAGTATGTGGAATTGCGCGAAAGATTAGAAAAAGATATTATCGACCTCACCGGACAAAATAAGATTGAAATCAAAAATGAGGACGCGACAGTATATGAAGTTGTACAGCAACAGGGAGCGCCGTTCACATTTGTGAGTTTCGTCGTTAACTCTGGTACAAGCGAAATTTCAGCCTCAATTGAAATTCCAGTACAGAATCCGAATGAAATTCGTCCTCATGCTACCTTAGAGATTTACACTGAAGACGGGGCCCCAAAGACAACTAGACGCTATAAATTCAAAGGGACGGACGGCAGGCAGGAAGAACGTAGACATATTCAGCCACAACGCCGTGACCAACACGAGATCGTCGTCAAAGAGCATGACGTCTCTGAGGTGATCGCCCAATTAGAAGATGAGCAGGGAGAAATTAGAGTCCAAGATCAAAATAAGGATGTGGGTGATATAAATTGTAGCCAATGCAAGGAAATTGCAGAGATTGCGAGAATGGTAGGATGCTCTGCTACCTCTGGAGCTATCTGTATGATCGTAACAGCAAAGACAATTGTCGGTTCGATTGCCTGCGCCGTGGCCGTTGGTGCAATTTGTTGGATCAATCTCAAATACGGCCCCACAACTCCGGAAGACATCTGTGAAATAGGGGACGCTTGCTAA
- a CDS encoding type II toxin-antitoxin system VapC family toxin — protein sequence MATALVDSNVLIAARIANDQHHEDGRAITAAIEAGTLPTGRIPEHVLTETLNYLHTRVGNETAIETLDALQASTDFELDETTRTDFDGGRSLFRQYDGLSLTDAILVAYMRRTGIEYVYSFDDDFDAVDELTRLDTPHDPHS from the coding sequence ATGGCGACTGCGCTCGTCGACTCGAACGTCCTCATCGCGGCCCGGATCGCGAACGACCAGCACCACGAGGACGGTCGCGCGATCACGGCGGCCATCGAGGCCGGGACCCTGCCGACGGGACGAATCCCGGAGCACGTCCTCACAGAGACGCTGAACTACCTGCACACGCGGGTCGGCAACGAGACCGCGATCGAAACGCTCGACGCGCTCCAGGCGAGCACAGACTTCGAACTCGACGAGACGACCAGGACCGACTTCGACGGTGGTCGCTCACTGTTCCGACAGTACGACGGACTCTCGCTGACGGACGCGATACTCGTGGCCTACATGCGACGGACCGGCATCGAATACGTCTACAGCTTCGACGACGACTTCGACGCTGTGGACGAACTCACCCGTCTCGACACACCACACGATCCACACAGCTAA
- a CDS encoding cupin domain-containing protein, translating into MYHQIDPDEIDATPDYPCDRRAVSDQADTSLLHLARYTMAPGEQLPRVYHAHRQREEAFVVLSGTLHVETPDEEFVVPEGEVFVAEPESPHRAYNPAEADGDVTVMGTGAPKTDPAIPYDDAE; encoded by the coding sequence ATGTACCACCAGATCGACCCCGACGAGATCGACGCGACGCCGGACTACCCCTGTGACCGACGAGCGGTCTCCGACCAGGCGGACACGTCGCTGCTCCACCTCGCCCGGTACACCATGGCCCCCGGCGAGCAACTACCCCGCGTCTACCACGCACACCGCCAGCGCGAGGAGGCCTTCGTCGTGCTCTCGGGGACGCTCCACGTCGAGACGCCCGACGAGGAGTTCGTCGTCCCGGAAGGCGAGGTGTTCGTGGCCGAGCCCGAGAGCCCCCACCGGGCGTACAACCCCGCCGAGGCCGACGGCGACGTGACCGTGATGGGGACGGGCGCGCCCAAGACCGATCCGGCGATCCCCTACGACGACGCGGAGTGA
- the pfdA gene encoding prefoldin subunit alpha, which yields MMGGGGGGGGGQMQQIQQEIEQIEQEQEAIEEEIESLRNEQTEIDEAIEAIETLDSGDTVQVPLGGDAYLRAEIQDIDEVIVSLGGGYAAERAEAGAIDSLETKKDTIDDRVEDLESDIAELESEAEKMQQQAQQMQQQQMQQMMQQQEEGDDE from the coding sequence ATGATGGGCGGCGGTGGCGGTGGCGGCGGCGGCCAGATGCAGCAGATTCAACAGGAGATCGAGCAGATCGAACAGGAGCAGGAAGCCATCGAAGAGGAGATCGAGTCCCTGCGCAACGAGCAGACCGAGATCGACGAGGCCATCGAGGCCATCGAGACGCTCGACAGCGGCGACACGGTGCAGGTCCCGCTGGGTGGCGACGCCTACCTCCGCGCCGAGATTCAGGACATCGACGAGGTCATCGTCTCGCTCGGTGGCGGCTACGCCGCAGAGCGCGCGGAAGCCGGTGCCATCGACAGCCTCGAAACGAAGAAAGACACCATCGACGACCGCGTCGAGGACCTCGAATCCGACATCGCCGAGCTCGAGAGCGAGGCCGAGAAGATGCAACAGCAGGCCCAGCAGATGCAACAACAGCAGATGCAGCAGATGATGCAACAGCAGGAAGAAGGCGACGACGAGTAA
- the rpl18a gene encoding 50S ribosomal protein L18Ae: protein MSEFTVTGTFESRDGQQPFEKTVEAPNENVARDRAFAAFGSEHGLKRTQVEISEVAQ from the coding sequence ATGAGTGAATTCACGGTCACCGGGACGTTCGAATCCCGCGACGGCCAGCAGCCATTCGAGAAGACGGTCGAAGCACCGAACGAGAACGTCGCGCGAGACCGAGCGTTCGCCGCCTTCGGCTCGGAACACGGTCTCAAGCGCACACAGGTCGAGATCAGTGAGGTGGCACAATGA
- the thpR gene encoding RNA 2',3'-cyclic phosphodiesterase, whose product MSKRLFVSVGLDGLSEAVATVQEPFVDASGLNHVDPEQAHVTLQFLGETESHRVEELVEELHAAVADSGVDPFTAGFEGLGVFPSLDYINVVWLGVDDGSEQLTRLHDAIEERTTAMGFEPSDHEFTPHVTLARMNHAGDKELVQELVRERNPTVGTRRVEEIRLTESVRTDAGPLYSTVASVPLS is encoded by the coding sequence ATGAGCAAGCGACTGTTCGTCAGTGTCGGACTGGACGGGCTGTCCGAGGCGGTCGCCACGGTCCAGGAACCCTTCGTCGACGCCAGCGGCCTGAACCACGTCGACCCGGAGCAGGCCCACGTCACCCTGCAGTTCCTCGGCGAGACGGAGTCCCACCGTGTCGAGGAACTCGTCGAGGAGCTACACGCCGCCGTCGCCGACAGCGGCGTCGATCCGTTCACCGCCGGCTTCGAGGGGCTCGGGGTCTTCCCGAGTCTGGACTACATCAACGTCGTGTGGCTGGGCGTCGACGACGGCAGCGAGCAGCTGACCCGCCTCCACGACGCGATCGAGGAGCGGACCACCGCGATGGGGTTCGAACCGTCCGACCACGAGTTCACGCCACACGTCACGCTCGCCCGCATGAACCACGCCGGTGACAAGGAACTGGTCCAGGAGCTCGTCCGCGAGCGCAATCCGACTGTGGGCACGCGCCGCGTCGAGGAGATCAGACTGACCGAGAGCGTCCGTACCGACGCGGGGCCGCTGTACTCGACGGTCGCGTCGGTGCCGCTGTCGTGA
- a CDS encoding isoprenylcysteine carboxylmethyltransferase family protein, which produces MTRPLFVQSPYLYVLFGTACLLALREAVARRLWRPETDNRVERGSFGVLWTATSVGTVVAVAVPFTGVGSLGAPVLAFWLGIATMLAGFGLRLVAMLALGEQFSHRVAVKDNHTVVEWGPYRWVRHPSYTGAVVTYLGIGLVTGNAVSLLAALGGALVGFGHRITVEERALREQLDDYENYVERTPYRLLPGVW; this is translated from the coding sequence ATGACGCGGCCGCTGTTCGTGCAGTCGCCGTACCTCTACGTGCTCTTCGGGACGGCGTGCTTGCTGGCGCTACGCGAGGCCGTCGCCCGGCGGCTCTGGCGACCCGAGACCGACAACCGCGTCGAGCGAGGGTCGTTCGGCGTGCTCTGGACGGCGACGAGCGTCGGCACCGTCGTCGCAGTCGCCGTCCCCTTCACCGGCGTCGGCTCGCTGGGCGCGCCCGTCCTCGCCTTCTGGCTCGGGATCGCCACCATGCTCGCGGGCTTTGGCCTGCGGCTCGTGGCGATGCTGGCGCTTGGCGAGCAGTTCAGTCACCGCGTCGCCGTCAAAGACAACCACACCGTCGTCGAGTGGGGTCCGTACCGGTGGGTGCGCCACCCCTCCTACACCGGCGCGGTCGTGACCTACCTCGGGATCGGCCTCGTCACCGGCAACGCGGTGAGCCTCCTCGCGGCGCTGGGGGGCGCGCTGGTCGGGTTCGGCCACCGGATCACCGTCGAGGAGCGGGCGCTCCGGGAGCAACTGGACGACTACGAGAACTACGTCGAACGAACGCCGTACCGGCTGCTACCGGGCGTGTGGTGA
- a CDS encoding AbrB/MazE/SpoVT family DNA-binding domain-containing protein, whose product MSNTTEDETTVNDSYSVTVPASVRDELGLEAGDRLRWRVTDDGELSVEIVERRRGAFSDLDPVEAEEPTDAAADHDAVAGDY is encoded by the coding sequence ATGTCCAACACCACGGAGGACGAGACGACGGTCAACGACAGTTACTCCGTGACGGTGCCGGCGAGCGTCCGGGACGAACTCGGACTGGAGGCTGGCGACAGACTCCGCTGGCGCGTCACGGACGACGGCGAATTGAGCGTCGAGATCGTCGAACGCCGTCGCGGGGCGTTCTCGGATCTCGATCCCGTCGAAGCCGAGGAACCCACAGACGCCGCCGCCGACCACGACGCAGTCGCCGGAGACTACTGA